In Haloarcula marismortui ATCC 43049, one DNA window encodes the following:
- a CDS encoding TRAM domain-containing protein: MDIPSQLRCLFSASIEERKNSYVVEIPEQELELGDLQQGETYRVAVLSLPTDTETEEPPSSEPQREREPPEPPVEEGEQRTVDIEDIGDKGDGITRVERGFVVIVPDTDIGERVTVEITDVGKNVAFADVVTRLSSNG; the protein is encoded by the coding sequence ATGGATATTCCTTCCCAACTTCGGTGTCTGTTTTCTGCGTCTATCGAAGAGCGCAAAAACTCCTACGTGGTCGAGATCCCAGAGCAAGAACTGGAGCTCGGTGATCTACAGCAAGGCGAGACATACCGTGTCGCGGTTTTGTCGCTGCCGACGGATACTGAAACCGAGGAGCCGCCCAGTTCAGAACCACAGCGTGAACGTGAGCCACCAGAACCGCCAGTCGAAGAAGGTGAGCAGCGCACTGTCGACATCGAAGATATCGGTGACAAAGGTGACGGGATTACCCGTGTCGAGCGCGGATTTGTTGTGATTGTTCCAGATACTGACATCGGAGAGCGTGTTACTGTCGAAATCACTGATGTGGGCAAGAACGTCGCCTTTGCAGATGTGGTTACGCGGCTCTCATCGAACGGATAA
- a CDS encoding site-specific integrase, whose product MRIESTAGNEHKVWLTDSEIEELRRATNSQRDDIIIQLGAFVGLRAFEIPQVCPADVKEAESGQYRLRVTAGKDTSGNGGKPRDAYLPDRVERDLKRYQNEHNIAPNDPFIDLTQPGVRAVVRRTANRAAQTTGEDDFEKVSTHDLRRRYAQRLLVDEQMNPRVVMAVGGWDSFAAIEPYLNAPSEEIIDQAFAEIKL is encoded by the coding sequence ATGCGTATCGAATCGACTGCTGGAAACGAGCATAAGGTGTGGCTCACCGACAGTGAAATCGAAGAACTGCGCCGAGCTACCAACAGCCAACGCGACGACATAATCATTCAACTCGGGGCATTTGTCGGCCTTCGGGCATTCGAGATTCCACAGGTGTGTCCTGCCGACGTAAAAGAAGCTGAGAGCGGCCAGTACCGACTCAGAGTCACAGCTGGGAAAGACACCAGCGGTAACGGTGGAAAGCCTCGCGATGCCTACCTCCCCGACCGCGTTGAGCGCGATCTCAAACGGTATCAGAACGAACACAACATCGCTCCCAACGACCCATTCATCGATCTGACTCAACCCGGCGTTCGCGCGGTTGTCAGGCGTACCGCCAACCGTGCAGCACAAACGACCGGCGAGGACGATTTCGAGAAAGTGAGTACACATGACCTCCGGCGCCGGTATGCCCAGCGACTCCTCGTCGACGAGCAAATGAATCCTCGCGTGGTGATGGCTGTCGGTGGTTGGGACAGTTTCGCCGCCATCGAGCCATATCTGAACGCACCGAGTGAGGAGATTATCGACCAAGCTTTTGCTGAGATCAAGCTTTGA
- a CDS encoding MarR family transcriptional regulator codes for MPINIDRFEDESEDTLDITEGTQPHRILTFLAANDDQAFTQTEIYEATDIPRGSVGVVLSRLEDRGLVRHRGRYWAIADDDRLASFAAQQAASSASTTDDYYADTDT; via the coding sequence ATGCCAATCAACATTGACCGGTTCGAAGATGAGTCCGAAGATACCCTCGACATTACGGAGGGGACACAGCCCCACAGGATTCTCACTTTTTTAGCAGCCAATGACGATCAGGCGTTCACACAGACTGAAATCTACGAGGCGACCGACATTCCTCGCGGGAGCGTCGGTGTCGTGCTGTCACGGTTGGAAGATCGAGGACTTGTCCGCCATCGTGGCCGCTACTGGGCTATTGCAGACGACGACCGACTCGCCTCGTTCGCAGCACAGCAGGCTGCAAGCTCGGCATCAACAACCGACGACTACTACGCAGACACAGATACATGA
- a CDS encoding helix-turn-helix transcriptional regulator, whose translation MHDLTGFQRDLLHIVHGLSEPHGLAIKEEIDEYYQQDIYHGRLYPNLDTLVEKGLVEKGEKDGRTNVYATTQRGERELTARSEWERQHITTHPS comes from the coding sequence ATGCACGATCTAACCGGTTTCCAACGTGACCTGCTCCATATAGTACATGGGCTATCCGAGCCTCATGGCCTGGCGATCAAAGAAGAGATAGATGAGTACTATCAGCAAGATATCTATCACGGGAGGCTATACCCAAATCTGGACACGCTTGTTGAGAAAGGACTCGTCGAAAAAGGAGAGAAAGACGGGCGGACCAATGTCTATGCAACCACACAGCGTGGTGAACGGGAGCTTACTGCTCGGAGTGAGTGGGAGAGGCAGCACATAACCACTCACCCTTCCTGA
- a CDS encoding replication factor A (Replication protein A protects and stabilize the intermediate ssDNA that is generated by the unwinding action of a DNA helicase at the replication fork. In addition, SSBs prevent the formation of secondary structures by single-stranded template DNA.) produces MSNSNIQQEAQDIHDQLPESVDASPEDIEERLTTLVDDYRVPLDEAQRSVVSTYLSDSDVDRDDVSSENENQQVDLEEITEAEQWVDITAKVADLWEPRSDSIAQVGLLGDETGTIKFTKWAKSDLEALTEGQVYRLGNVVTDEYQGQYSVKLNRTTTIEALDQDIEVGDDTTDAEGALVDIQSGSGLIKRCPEDDCTRVLQNGRCSEHGEGEGEFDLRIKGVIDNGDTVQEVIFDKEATEQVADITLAQAQEMAMDALDTSVVADEIREVTLGRYYRVQGPELGRYLLVNEFEQLAEMHDPEQLLITARSI; encoded by the coding sequence ATGAGCAACTCTAATATACAGCAGGAAGCCCAAGACATCCACGACCAGTTACCAGAATCAGTTGATGCCTCCCCCGAGGACATTGAGGAACGGCTCACCACACTTGTCGACGACTACAGAGTCCCGCTCGACGAAGCTCAACGCAGTGTCGTAAGTACCTATCTTTCCGACAGCGATGTCGACCGTGACGATGTCAGCAGCGAGAACGAGAATCAACAGGTCGATCTCGAGGAAATTACCGAAGCCGAACAGTGGGTCGATATCACCGCGAAAGTCGCCGACCTCTGGGAGCCCCGTAGCGACTCGATAGCACAAGTCGGCCTTCTCGGTGACGAAACTGGAACCATCAAGTTCACCAAGTGGGCCAAGTCCGACCTCGAAGCACTCACTGAAGGCCAGGTCTACCGCCTTGGAAATGTCGTCACTGATGAGTACCAGGGCCAGTATTCGGTCAAACTCAATCGGACCACCACCATCGAAGCACTCGACCAAGATATCGAAGTCGGCGACGACACCACCGACGCTGAAGGGGCACTCGTTGATATCCAGTCAGGTAGCGGGCTGATCAAACGCTGCCCCGAAGACGACTGCACACGTGTCCTTCAAAACGGGCGATGCAGTGAACACGGCGAGGGTGAAGGCGAGTTCGACCTCCGCATCAAAGGCGTGATTGACAACGGCGATACAGTCCAGGAGGTCATTTTCGACAAAGAGGCGACTGAGCAGGTCGCCGATATTACGCTGGCCCAAGCCCAAGAGATGGCCATGGACGCTTTAGATACAAGCGTCGTCGCCGACGAGATACGTGAGGTGACGCTTGGGCGGTACTATCGCGTTCAAGGCCCTGAACTGGGCCGGTATTTGCTCGTCAACGAGTTCGAGCAACTCGCCGAGATGCATGATCCAGAGCAACTCCTCATCACTGCGAGGTCGATCTAA
- a CDS encoding RPA family protein, translating into MSQGQAPMRELAQRAFAGEFNDAGYTFRESDDDRAPVYALLPTGAKANRVFVVGTLTETDDVGSDDEYWQGRIVGPTGTFFTYAGQYQPEAAAMLREVDPPVFVALVGKPRTYETDDGDTNVSLRPEHLTVVDADTRNRWVTETAKRTLERIQRFDDDTNEYAAMAREEYDTDPDQYRQTVIQALEELTDDAETVPTSQDQAGGVTPSTAEDASGSATEVSTDEDSTSQSGDDIGDFDTTDLDS; encoded by the coding sequence ATGAGCCAAGGACAAGCCCCGATGCGTGAACTCGCACAGCGGGCCTTCGCTGGGGAATTCAACGATGCAGGCTACACCTTTCGGGAGTCAGATGATGACCGCGCACCCGTCTATGCCCTGCTCCCGACAGGCGCGAAAGCAAACCGCGTGTTCGTCGTCGGCACCCTGACCGAAACCGATGATGTCGGCAGCGATGATGAGTACTGGCAAGGCCGAATTGTCGGGCCCACAGGGACGTTCTTTACCTATGCTGGGCAGTACCAGCCCGAAGCAGCCGCAATGCTACGAGAGGTTGACCCGCCCGTCTTCGTCGCGCTCGTTGGCAAGCCCCGAACCTATGAAACCGACGACGGCGACACCAACGTCTCGCTGCGACCAGAGCACCTGACCGTTGTTGATGCAGACACCCGCAATCGCTGGGTGACAGAAACAGCGAAGCGAACTCTTGAGCGAATCCAACGCTTTGACGACGATACCAACGAGTACGCTGCCATGGCTCGCGAAGAGTATGACACCGATCCTGACCAGTACCGACAAACCGTGATCCAAGCGCTCGAAGAACTCACCGACGACGCCGAAACTGTCCCGACTTCGCAGGATCAAGCCGGTGGCGTGACACCATCAACAGCAGAGGACGCATCCGGTAGTGCCACAGAGGTCTCAACAGACGAAGACAGTACGTCACAGTCGGGTGACGACATCGGCGACTTCGATACTACCGACCTCGATTCGTAG
- a CDS encoding winged helix-turn-helix domain-containing protein, protein MTEFDPAPESTATEPRWQQGEDTFSRVYDVAMGITSPTPAAEIADVADCSPNAAKKHLDRLAKMGIISVNHDGRPVQYERNEGYLEWQDASRIADELTVKEIINRVSELEEDRADYEDKFGATDPTAVNVYDHGSHEAIHDRMTAVSEWRSVIRDIRLYELARQLAENDGHLISA, encoded by the coding sequence ATGACGGAGTTTGATCCGGCACCGGAGTCAACAGCCACCGAACCACGGTGGCAGCAGGGGGAGGATACGTTCAGTCGTGTCTACGATGTCGCTATGGGGATTACTTCACCCACCCCCGCTGCCGAGATTGCAGACGTTGCAGATTGTTCTCCGAACGCTGCGAAAAAGCATCTTGATCGACTGGCCAAAATGGGCATTATCAGCGTGAACCATGACGGCCGACCCGTGCAGTACGAACGCAACGAGGGGTATCTAGAATGGCAAGATGCCAGCCGGATTGCCGACGAACTGACTGTCAAAGAGATCATCAACCGAGTCAGTGAACTTGAAGAAGATCGGGCCGACTATGAAGATAAATTTGGCGCTACCGATCCAACTGCTGTGAACGTCTACGACCACGGCAGCCACGAGGCTATTCATGACCGGATGACTGCAGTCAGTGAGTGGCGCAGTGTCATTCGGGATATTCGACTGTACGAACTCGCCCGTCAGCTCGCAGAGAACGATGGGCACCTAATTTCGGCATAG
- a CDS encoding ParA family protein: protein MTKRIGITNQKGGVSKTTNTINVAGGLADRGLDVLAIDMDPQGYLTHRLGFKEAYKADSPNFADALNSPSDYDIRNLVVTHDEYDLLPANIDMFHLEQELIGSGMRPRLRLSDVLESVDDWDVMVIDSPPSLGPLNDNVVLAAENLLVPVEADESSQLALTHLLRQLDTLEDNYGAAIDILGVIVSNVSYPLDNEQQSSIDWYEDRFEGRVPVWIIRSRAALKRAVKSGGSVFADDAEDVDMAAVYAEIGEEVAP from the coding sequence ATGACGAAACGAATCGGAATCACGAACCAGAAAGGGGGCGTGTCGAAAACGACGAACACGATCAACGTTGCCGGCGGGCTCGCCGATCGCGGCCTGGATGTCCTGGCCATCGACATGGACCCACAGGGGTATCTCACCCACCGTCTCGGTTTCAAAGAGGCGTACAAGGCTGACTCACCGAACTTCGCAGACGCTTTGAACTCGCCGTCTGACTACGATATCCGGAACCTCGTCGTCACACACGACGAATACGACTTGCTCCCCGCAAACATCGATATGTTCCACTTGGAGCAGGAACTCATCGGCTCCGGAATGCGCCCCAGGCTCCGACTCAGCGACGTTCTCGAGAGTGTCGATGATTGGGACGTCATGGTCATCGACTCCCCACCAAGTCTCGGACCGCTGAACGACAACGTTGTCCTCGCTGCGGAGAATCTTCTCGTCCCGGTCGAAGCCGACGAATCCAGTCAGCTGGCGCTGACGCACTTGCTCCGCCAACTCGATACTCTCGAAGACAACTATGGAGCCGCAATCGACATCCTCGGAGTCATCGTTTCGAACGTCAGCTACCCACTAGATAACGAGCAGCAATCCAGCATTGACTGGTACGAGGACCGGTTCGAAGGTCGTGTACCGGTATGGATCATCCGTTCCCGAGCAGCCCTGAAGCGTGCGGTAAAGAGCGGTGGGTCAGTGTTCGCTGACGACGCCGAAGATGTCGATATGGCGGCTGTGTATGCCGAGATTGGTGAAGAGGTGGCGCCATGA
- a CDS encoding type IV pilin: MHLKQLLCTDDDAVSPVIGVVLMVAVTVILAAVIATFVLGVGDSVNDTAPQASFNFNYEQNGGGSDELAITHNAGDAIAGENLNVTSTGAATEDDDSASIGTDVFTGTIDAGTTATINNTTFKRDSDNKVLSSAGGPDSRLNLSAATVRVVYIDTSSDSSATLGRWEGPDV; the protein is encoded by the coding sequence ATGCACCTGAAACAGTTGTTGTGCACTGATGACGACGCAGTTTCGCCAGTCATCGGGGTTGTGCTCATGGTCGCAGTTACCGTGATCCTCGCGGCTGTCATTGCAACGTTTGTATTAGGAGTAGGCGATAGCGTCAATGACACTGCGCCACAGGCAAGCTTCAATTTCAATTATGAGCAGAATGGCGGGGGCTCAGATGAGCTTGCAATCACCCACAATGCGGGGGACGCCATTGCGGGCGAGAATCTCAATGTCACCTCTACCGGTGCTGCAACTGAAGATGATGACAGCGCAAGTATTGGTACCGATGTGTTCACTGGCACAATAGACGCAGGAACAACAGCGACTATCAACAATACGACCTTCAAAAGAGACTCTGACAACAAGGTCCTTAGCAGCGCTGGTGGACCAGACTCACGGCTCAATCTCTCTGCCGCGACTGTCAGGGTCGTTTACATTGATACCAGTAGTGATAGTTCCGCAACGCTTGGACGCTGGGAAGGTCCCGATGTCTGA
- a CDS encoding ParB N-terminal domain-containing protein, producing the protein MTNNPFHDSMDRALQGKYARVVTEGRTYEGWVERVHHSRGSVVMHTVTVDNTEELGSVFIRTPDIVEVIKPQKRVEWWDVNELQPFPDHDLDFEPKDSIIRSCYRNQYAKSFPVVREDGTIINGHKRIKAARVAGLDHHPVEVIDVTDDQAAELFAVAHRSQLNNTSDDANDSEDGPEAEAQDSSDDANSESD; encoded by the coding sequence ATGACCAACAACCCGTTTCATGACTCGATGGACAGGGCCTTACAGGGCAAGTACGCCCGTGTCGTCACAGAGGGGCGAACATACGAGGGATGGGTCGAACGTGTTCACCACAGCCGAGGCAGTGTCGTAATGCACACTGTGACCGTCGACAACACAGAGGAACTCGGCAGCGTCTTCATTCGCACGCCAGATATCGTTGAGGTCATCAAACCACAGAAACGGGTCGAATGGTGGGATGTCAACGAACTCCAGCCATTCCCCGACCACGATCTCGATTTCGAACCGAAGGATAGCATAATCCGGTCTTGCTACCGCAACCAGTACGCCAAGAGCTTCCCCGTCGTGCGAGAGGATGGGACGATCATCAACGGCCACAAACGCATCAAGGCCGCTCGTGTCGCTGGTCTCGACCACCATCCCGTCGAAGTCATCGATGTGACCGACGACCAAGCCGCCGAGTTGTTCGCCGTCGCCCACCGGAGTCAACTCAACAACACTTCCGATGACGCGAACGATTCCGAAGATGGCCCAGAAGCCGAGGCGCAAGACAGTTCTGACGATGCCAACAGTGAAAGTGACTGA